The following DNA comes from Chloroflexota bacterium.
CGAATGGCAGGCGCGTGACGACGTGGATTTCCGCGTCACTGTAGATCAGGCCGATGCCAATTGGACAGGCAATACCGGCGTGATTACCACCCTGATCCCCGATATTCCCGTCTACGTACATAACACTATCGCCGTGACCATCGGCCCGCCGATCATGTATCGCTTTGTGCTTGCCGAACTGCTCAGTAAAGGGCTGCGCGACGCTAATATCTGGCTCAGCCTGGAGCGGCGCATGAAATGCGGCGTGGGCAAGTGCGGCCACTGCCAGATCAACGATAAATTCTGCTGCCAGGATGGCCCCAGCTTCTCCTACGCGCAAATTAAAAATCTTGGGGAGGCAATGTGATGCCCGCAAAACCGAAAATAGCCTTCTTTGATTTCGCCAGTTGCGAGGGCTGCCAGCTAACCGTGGTCGATTCGTTGCAAACGCATGTCGAATTGCTCGACGCGGTTGAGATCGTCCAGTTCCGCGAAGCCATGACCGAGCGCGGCGAAGATTATCAAATTGCCTTCGTAGAAGGCAGTTGTACCCGCCAACAAGATGAAGAACGCTTGTTAAAAATCCGGGAACAAGCCGCTGTGGTGATTGCCCTGGGAGCCTGCGCCCACATGGGTGGCGTGAACGCCTTGCGTAACCGCCAGGCCGTGGCCCAGGCCAGCGCCTATGTCTATGGCAACGATGTCGAAACGCCAAAAGCCTATGCCGCACGCCCGGCCAGCGAAGTCATCACCGTCGATTATTTCATCCCCGGCTGTCCGATTGACCAAAACGAATTTATCGCCGCGGTCAAAGCCCTGTTGCAGGGACGCGCCCCACAATTGCCCGACTATCCCGTGTGTGTGGAGTGCAAGCTGCGCGAGAATGCCTGTGTGATGCTCCAGGGCAAAGCCTGCCTGGGTTCTGTCACCCGCGCCGGTTGCGATGCCATCTGCACCGCCCTGGGTGTGGGCTGCGAAGGCTGCCGTGGCCTGATCCCCAACCCCAACCTGGAAGGCCTCGCCATCGCCATGAGCGAAAATAATATCCCCTTCGCCGAATCCGAAGCCAAACAGCAGCTTTTCCTCACCTATCAACTGATGGACGTGTAACTATGACAGTAACCACTAAAGACGTAAAAATAGACGTTCACCATATTACCCGCGTTGAAGGCCACGGCAATCTGGT
Coding sequences within:
- a CDS encoding NADH:ubiquinone oxidoreductase, whose translation is MPAKPKIAFFDFASCEGCQLTVVDSLQTHVELLDAVEIVQFREAMTERGEDYQIAFVEGSCTRQQDEERLLKIREQAAVVIALGACAHMGGVNALRNRQAVAQASAYVYGNDVETPKAYAARPASEVITVDYFIPGCPIDQNEFIAAVKALLQGRAPQLPDYPVCVECKLRENACVMLQGKACLGSVTRAGCDAICTALGVGCEGCRGLIPNPNLEGLAIAMSENNIPFAESEAKQQLFLTYQLMDV